One genomic window of Pirellulales bacterium includes the following:
- a CDS encoding diguanylate cyclase, whose protein sequence is MGGESTRKLLVVDDDPNCRRILEMMLSGSGYDVRLACDGWEALEIVVSDKPAIIVTDWMMPRMDGLELIRKLRAELTWYPYILLMSGRPDEQPGLDIGADEFLAKPIHGEHLLPRLRAGERIVHLQERLREQNAALNLANQQLAELATIDPLSGLLNRRAFFDELRQEWARADRYELPLACLMFDIDHFKRVNDTYGHSAGDSVIETVGRLMKAAFRESDRICRYGGEEFCAFLTNTSLETACQMADRIRLAVAASALPHLPADFHFSISVGVAERTCETRTYQDLVEHADQALLAAKQAGRNRLMRFDELMLAPVGG, encoded by the coding sequence GTGGGCGGTGAATCAACGCGCAAGTTGCTGGTGGTCGACGACGATCCCAACTGCCGACGCATCTTGGAGATGATGCTGAGCGGCAGTGGATATGACGTGCGGCTTGCCTGCGATGGCTGGGAAGCGCTCGAGATCGTCGTGTCCGACAAGCCGGCCATCATCGTCACCGATTGGATGATGCCGCGCATGGACGGATTGGAGTTGATTCGCAAGTTGCGGGCCGAGCTGACTTGGTATCCGTACATCCTGCTAATGAGCGGCAGACCTGATGAGCAGCCAGGACTGGACATTGGCGCCGACGAATTCCTGGCCAAGCCGATCCATGGCGAGCACCTGCTGCCGAGGCTGCGGGCCGGCGAGCGCATCGTACACCTGCAAGAGCGCTTACGGGAGCAGAACGCCGCGCTGAACCTGGCGAATCAGCAGCTAGCCGAACTGGCGACTATCGATCCGCTGAGCGGACTGCTCAATCGCCGCGCGTTTTTTGATGAATTGCGGCAAGAGTGGGCGCGGGCCGATCGCTATGAATTGCCGCTGGCCTGTCTGATGTTCGACATCGATCACTTCAAGCGGGTGAACGACACTTATGGGCATTCGGCGGGGGACAGCGTGATTGAAACCGTGGGACGCCTGATGAAAGCGGCTTTCCGCGAGAGCGACCGGATCTGCCGATACGGCGGCGAGGAGTTTTGCGCATTCTTGACGAACACCTCGCTGGAAACGGCCTGCCAGATGGCCGATCGAATCCGACTGGCGGTGGCAGCGTCCGCGCTGCCGCATCTGCCGGCCGACTTCCACTTTTCGATTAGCGTGGGAGTCGCCGAAAGGACGTGCGAAACCCGCACATATCAAGATCTTGTCGAGCATGCCGATCAGGCTCTGTTGGCGGCGAAACAAGCGGGGCGCAACCGGCTGATGCGCTTCGATGAGCTAATGCTCGCGCCAGTTGGCGGGTAG